A part of Emys orbicularis isolate rEmyOrb1 chromosome 13, rEmyOrb1.hap1, whole genome shotgun sequence genomic DNA contains:
- the USP36 gene encoding ubiquitin carboxyl-terminal hydrolase 36 yields MPIVDKLKEALKPGRKDSTDDGELGKLLASSAKKILLQKIEFEPASKSFSYQLETLKGKYVLLNPKTENASRQKNADEAQIRKQGSDHALGGSGDGVPAPQKVLFPMERLSMKWERVYRVGAGLHNLGNTCFLNSTVQCLTYTPPLANYLLSKEHSRSCHQGGFCMMCIMQNHMIQAFANSGNAIKPVSFIRDLKKIARHFRFGSQEDAHEFLRYTIDAMQKACLNGYTKLDRQTQATTLVHQIFGGYLRSRVKCSVCKSVSDTYDPYLDVALEIRQAANIVRALELFVRPDVLSGENAYMCAKCKRKVPATKRFTIHRASNVLTLSLKRFANFSGGKITKDVGYPEFLNVRPYMSQSNGDPVMYGLYAVLVHSGYSCHAGHYYCYVKASNGQWYQMNDSLVHSSNIKVVLNQQAYVLFYLRIPSSRKSPEGPIAKTASALPGRAGIVSDQIKKTVANGLLSSPLAGKRPDGAPGKKLQGAEEAGIPVARGVFGAGPKLQNGTAQAKPLAGFPSPRLAARAMHMAAALSDELARRPKKPFAVSQGLCDTSEASRAKAEVPKQSSWESKASPSPTSPKPLVEPRGSGEGTEPRRKDSSSSSSSSPAHSAKGPLRAKSGANGFCASQDTECGPASSAEQEVKPPGSEDPQVAKLKSLLLAGAALDLSSTTSPPPAKKLALSAKKGSTPRRASGSDRHAPPRPAFADHSSPTSTTHPASTSPWPLGKSRVLSSAPKSPLPRKPACSPSPNSPLLASSQPTHPSHPGREKGASQALPGSSKKRRRKQQLEVESVPQGLGPAGASGERAGLASPPRKRRYLEEGESEEAAARKTGSGKREGLGRGDLEWERRHRGSGSSCHVGTGPITPRKRRRKRMRQLEEDRSPGTSPLGSSCSGKGEAATLAPGAGELHSAKQQQGVEVEDGESEHRKCKRRESPSSPASKPSTEQAAVNGLHTRASTPVPVCIWDSQVRDGSMRGTGTAWQSKEEASVVQELLRNSLDKAYGKQVLTWEGEMSAISQDAIRDMAWVQRARVTDDWDEDFDSGKVKKSKKFKRERRRHFNAFQKLQSRRNFWSVTHPAKVASLSYRL; encoded by the exons ATGCCGATAGTGGACAAGCTGAAAGAGGCTCTCAAGCCAGGCCGGAAGGACTCCACTGACGATGGTGAGCTGGGCAAGCTCCTGGCGTCTTCTGCCAAGAAGATCCTGCTGCAGAAGATTGAGTTTGAGCCGGCTAGCAAGAGCTTCTCCTACCAGCTGGAGACCCTGAAGGGCAAGTACGTTCTGCTGAACCCCAAGACAGAGAATGCCAGTCGCCAGAAGAACGCTGATGAGGCCCAGATCAGGAAGCAGG GGAGTGACCATGCTTTGGGAGGCTCGGGGGACGGCGTCCCAGCTCCCCAGAAAGTTCTCTTCCCCATGGAGCGCCTGTCCATGAAGTGGGAGCGGGTGTACAGGGTCGGAGCAGGACTCCACAACCTGGGCAACACGTGCTTCCTGAACTCCACTGTGCAGTGCCTGACGTACACGCCGCCGCTGGCAAACTACCTGCTGTCCAAGGAGCACAGCCGCAGCT gtCACCAAGGAGGCTTTTGCATGATGTGCATTATGCAGAATCACATGATCCAAGCTTTTGCCAACAGCGGCAATGCAATCAAGCCGGTGTCCTTCATCAGAGATCTCAAAA AGATCGCTCGGCACTTCCGCTTTGGCAGCCAGGAGGATGCGCATGAGTTCCTGCGCTACACCATCGATGCCATGCAGAAGGCCTGCCTGAACGGCTACACCAA GTTGGATCGTCAGACTCAGGCTACAACTCTGGTTCATCAGATCTTTGGTGGTTACCTGCGGTCCCGTG TGAAGTGTTCGGTGTGCAAGAGCGTCTCGGATACCTACGACCCCTACCTGGACGTGGCTTTGGAGATCCGG CAAGCCGCAAACATCGTGCGAGCGCTGGAGCTGTTTGTGAGGCCGGACGTGCTGAGCGGGGAGAACGCCTACATGTGTGCCAA ATGCAAGAGGAAGGTGCCAGCCACCAAGCGCTTCACCATCCACCGTGCCTCCAACGTCCTCACACTGTCCCTCAAGCGCTTCGCCAACTTCAGCGGAGGTAAAATCACCAAG GACGTGGGGTACCCCGAGTTCCTGAACGTTCGTCCCTACATGTCTCAGAGCAATGGCGACCCCGTCATGTATGGCTTGTACGCGGTGCTGGTGCATTCAGGGTACAGCTGCCATGCGGGGCACTACTACTGCTATGTGAAG GCCAGTAACGGGCAGTGGTACCAGATGAACGACTCCCTCGTCCACTCCAGCAACATCAAGGTCGTCCTCAACCAGCAGGCCTACGTGCTGTTCTATTTAAG AATCCCAAGCTCTAGGAAGAGCCCTGAGGGGCCCATTGCCAAGactgcctctgccctgcctggCCGAGCCGGCATCGTCTCTGACCAGATCAAGAAAACCGTAGCCAACGGGCTGCTCTCCTCGCCGCTGGCTGGCAAG AGACCAGACGGGGCGCCCGGGAAGAAGCTCCAGGGAGCGGAGGAGGCCGGGATCCCTGTGGCCCGGGGTGTGTTTGGGGCCGGGCCCAAGCTGCAGAATGGGACCGCTCAGGCCAAGCCCCTTGCTGGGTTCCCCTCGCCCAGACTGGCTGCCAGAGCCATGCACATGGCAGCTGCGCTCTCCGATGAGCTGGCCAGGAGGCCCAAGAAGCCATTTGCTGTGTCCCAGGGCTTGTGTGACACCAGTGAAGCGAGCAGGGCCAAAGCCGAGGTCCCCAAGCAGAGCTCCTGGGAGAGCAAGGCGTCTCCGTCACCCACCTCGCCCAAGCCCCTGGTGGAGCCCAGGGGCAGCGGGGAGGGCACTGAGCCGCGGAGGAaggactccagcagcagcagctcttccagcccagcaCACTCAGCCAAGGGACCCCTGCGTGCTAAGAGTGGCGCCAACGGCTTCTGCGCCTCTCAGGACACGGAGTGCGGCCCAGCCTCGTCCGCTGAGCAGGAGGTCAAGCCGCCCGGCTCGGAGGACCCCCAAGTGGCGAAATTAAAATCCCTGCTGCTGGCCGGTGCCGCCCTGGATCTGAGCAGCACCACGTCGCCCCCGCCTGCCAAGAAGCTGGCCCTTTCTGCTAAGAAG GGCAGCACCCCGCGGAGGGCGAGCGGAAGTGACCGCCACGCGCCACCCCGCCCAGCCTTTGCCGACCACTCCTCCCCCACGAGCACCACCCACCCTGCCTCCACCTCTCCCTGGCCTCTTGGCAAGTCCAG ggTGCTCTCATCTGCTCCCAAATCACCACTTCCTCGGAagcctgcctgcagccccagcccaaacTCTccgctcctggccagcagccagccCACCCACCCTTCACAcccaggcagggagaagggggccagccaggccctgcccggcTCCTCCAAAAAGAGACGACGAAAGCAGCAGCTTGAGGTGGAGAGCGtcccccagggcctgggcccagcaggTGCTAGCGGTGAGAGGGCGGGGCTCGCCAGCCCCCCCCGGAAGAGACGGTACCTGGAGGAGGGTGAGAGTGAGGAGGCCGCAGCCAGGAAGACAGGCAGCGGGAAGAGAGAGGGGCTGGGCCGTGGGGACCTGGAGTGGGAGCGCAGGCACCGAGGCTCAGGCTCCAGCTGCCACGTGGGCACTGGGCCCATCACCCCccggaagaggaggaggaagagaatgcGGCAGCTGGAGGAAGATCGCAGCCCCGGCACATCTCCCTTGGGcag TAGCTGCTCTGGGAAGGGCGAGGCTGCGACCCTGGCGCCCGGGGCAGGAGAGCTCCACAGTGCGAAGCAACAGCAAGGTGTGGAGGTGGAGGATGGCGAGAGCGAGCATCGGAAGTGCAAGCGGAGGGAGAGCCCCAGCAGCCCGGCTTCCAAGCCCAGCACTGAGCAGGCGGCTGTGAATGGGCTCCACACCAGAGCCAGCACTCCAG TGCCGGTGTGTATCTGGGACAGCCAGGTCAGAGATGGCTCCATGCGGGGCACTGGGACAGCATGGCAGAGCAAGGAGGAGGCCAGCGTGGTGCAGGAGCTGCTCAGGAATTCCTTGGATAAAGCGTATGGGAAGCAAG TGCTGACGTGGGAGGGTGAGATGTCAGCCATTAGCCAGGATGCCATTCGGGACATGGCGTGGGTCCAGCGTGCGAGAGTCACCGACGACTGGGACGAGGACTTCGACAGTGGCAAG GTGAAGAAGAGTAAAAAGTTCAAGCGGGAACGGAGGAGACACTTCAACGCCTTCCAGAAACTGCAGAGCAGGCGTAACTTCTGGTCCGTGACTCACCCAGCCAAGGTGGCCAGCCTGAGCTACCGGCTCTGA